DNA sequence from the Persephonella sp. genome:
AATCAAACTGATAATGGAAGATGATAAAGAGATTATTTTTAACATTTAGCATTTTTATCCTGATTTTTTTGCCTTTAAAGGAAGCAGAGGCAAAACTGACCAAAAAAAATTACAGGATTATGATACTTGATATAAAAATAAACAAGATTCATATCGGTGAGGATGTAGTCTACCTCAAAAAAAAAATCTTTATCTAAGTGCTGAACTTCTAAAAAAGGTTGGTATAGATCTAAATAAAATTCCTTCAGAATACTTTGTAAAAATTAGAAAAAAGGCACATGTATGCGTCACATGTATAAGCGGAACAAAGCAGGATATTAATCCGTATCTGTTAACTGCAGAGATATTTATACCTTCTGAATATTTCGGAACAACAAAACTATCTGTAAAAAGAAAAGAGCTTAAACCTGTAAAAAGCTCAGGTGTGTTTGTTGATTACGATCTGATGTACTCAAAAAACTCTCTGATTGAAACATTGAGAGGCTTTTTTGATTTTAACTATTTTTTCAGCAACTCCATCTTTAAAAACTCTGTAATTTATTTTAATTCTAAAGAAAATCAGTATCTTAGAAGGGTTGATACAACCCTGTCTATTGAGGATATAGACAACATACTGAGATTTGAGATAGGAGACATAACAGCAAATGATGTGTTTACCAACAGCTACCTGAGAACAGGTGGTATAAAAATCTCTAAAGATTTTTCATTAAGACCTGACATAATTACATATCCTCTTCCTGATTTTGCAGGTTCTACAGCCTTACCTTCAACCATTGATATTGTTATAAAAAATGCTACCGTTTTTTCAAGGGACATAAAGCCAGGAGCATTTGAGATAAAAGATATACCTGTAATATCACCGGAAGGAAAAATAAGGGTTATTATTAAAGATATTTTAGGAAGGGAACAGATTGTTGAATTTCCATACATTACCAGCACAAAACTACTTAAAGAAAACCTTGATGAATTTTCCGTTTCTGCAGGCTTCCAGAGAGAAAACTATCTTCTGAAAGATTTTGATTACTCAAAATTTATATTTACCGGTTTTTACAGAAGGGGAATAACAAGCCATCTAACTGCCGGTGTTTCATCTTATTTTGAGGGAAATAATAAGGGTTATGTAGGCTTTGGAACAGATTTTGTGAATAGATTAGGCTTGTTTTCTCCAAAATTTGCCGTATCTTACGACGGTGATGAAAGCAAAAATGGATATATGTACGGACTGGATTACTCTAAAAGTCTTAAATTTTTGAACCTGTCATTTCAGTATCAAAAGGGATCATCTTACTTTCTCCAGCCTCTATCCACATTTGGAAGAATAAAAGAACAGTTCGCCGGACGAATAGGACTGCCTATACCATACATTGGAAACTTTAACCTATCATACATTTACAGGGATTATTATGAAGCCACAGACAACAAAAACTTAAACTTTACATACTCAAAAAGAATTATGGGCAATCTATCTGTTACAGCCACATACAACAAAAATAAATCAGGTTCAGGACCGGCTTATGAGGTTTATTCCTTTTATATGAGTATGCCTCTAGGCAGTTCACACACAGGATATCTAAAGTATCAGAGCAATAAACAGACTGATCTATACGGTCTGGAAATTCAGAAAAATCAGGATAATAATACTAAAGGGATAGGCTACTCATTAAAAGCCAACAAATACAACGGAACTAACAGATATGAAGGTAGGTTCAACTGGAACACCGAATATCTATCAACATACACAGATTTCTCTTACTATGAAAATGATCTGTTCTATAGGTTAGGTGTAGAAGGAAGCGTTATTTATATAGATAATGACTTTTACTTTAGAAGAGGTGTTATGAACAGCTTCGGTATCGTGAAAATAGATCCTCCTGTTAAAGATGCTGAAGTTATTGTTAATAACAGACCGGTAGGAAAAACAAACAAAAAAGGAACGCTCTTTGTAACAGCCCTCGCCCCTTACCATGAAAATGAAGTAAGAATAAACCCTGAATCTTTAGACATAAAAACATACATTAAGAAAAATATATACTCATTTATTCCCTACAAATATCACGGATATGTTTTAAAGTTCAAATCTATAAAAACTAATGCTGTAAGACTGAAAATTGTCCTGCCTGATGGAGAGATGATTCCTGCGGGAACAAGATTTGATATTGATGACAACAAAAATGTAGGTATTGTTGGTTTCAAGGGAAAAACATACATAGAGAATATATCAGCAGGAAAACATGAGATATTGATAGATTACGGCTACGGAAAATGTAAGTTAGAACTGAATATAGATGAAAAAACCCTTGAT
Encoded proteins:
- a CDS encoding fimbria/pilus outer membrane usher protein, producing MFVDYDLMYSKNSLIETLRGFFDFNYFFSNSIFKNSVIYFNSKENQYLRRVDTTLSIEDIDNILRFEIGDITANDVFTNSYLRTGGIKISKDFSLRPDIITYPLPDFAGSTALPSTIDIVIKNATVFSRDIKPGAFEIKDIPVISPEGKIRVIIKDILGREQIVEFPYITSTKLLKENLDEFSVSAGFQRENYLLKDFDYSKFIFTGFYRRGITSHLTAGVSSYFEGNNKGYVGFGTDFVNRLGLFSPKFAVSYDGDESKNGYMYGLDYSKSLKFLNLSFQYQKGSSYFLQPLSTFGRIKEQFAGRIGLPIPYIGNFNLSYIYRDYYEATDNKNLNFTYSKRIMGNLSVTATYNKNKSGSGPAYEVYSFYMSMPLGSSHTGYLKYQSNKQTDLYGLEIQKNQDNNTKGIGYSLKANKYNGTNRYEGRFNWNTEYLSTYTDFSYYENDLFYRLGVEGSVIYIDNDFYFRRGVMNSFGIVKIDPPVKDAEVIVNNRPVGKTNKKGTLFVTALAPYHENEVRINPESLDIKTYIKKNIYSFIPYKYHGYVLKFKSIKTNAVRLKIVLPDGEMIPAGTRFDIDDNKNVGIVGFKGKTYIENISAGKHEILIDYGYGKCKLELNIDEKTLDGVVPYIGEYRCQPIKLKDSIIVKKEEPPILDKKTPEKTAKKSIKKSKEIKKHKKVVSIKKQSELKKTGVVKETLPTKTFDLDDRDDLEEFFEFRESLRLN